A region from the Hippoglossus hippoglossus isolate fHipHip1 chromosome 16, fHipHip1.pri, whole genome shotgun sequence genome encodes:
- the ensab gene encoding endosulfine alpha b: MSSENPDSDTQVDHEDEKQDAQEKNANPVKAEEAKLQAKYHGLGQKPGGSDFLMKRLQKGQKYFDSGDYNMAKAKMKNKQLPVAGPDKNLVTGDHIPTPQDLPQRKSSLVTSKLAG; this comes from the exons ATGTCTTCGGAGAACCCGGACTCGGACACTCAGGTGGACCACGAGGACGAAAAACAG GACGCCCAGGAGAAGAATGCCAACCCAGTGAAGGCGGAGGAGGCCAAGCTGCAGGCCAAGTACCATGGTCTGGGACAGAAGCCCGGCGGCTCAGACTTCCTCATGAAGAGATTACAGAAAGGG CAAAAGTACTTCGACTCGGGCGACTACAACATGGCCAAGGCCAAGATGAAGAACAAGCAGCTTCCTGTGGCGGGGCCCGACAAGAACCTGGTGACCGGCGACCACATTCCAACGCCGCAGGATCTGCCCCAGAGGAAGTCGTCCTTGGTGACCAGCAAGCTAGCCGGCTAG
- the mcl1b gene encoding induced myeloid leukemia cell differentiation protein Mcl-1b: protein MLPTKKRDAFKFATGDTSCLFLPQNGVVDYGSWGNSSPQIVSHNGSAAEGPKRPKTLQVTASSAGYLAKNCRDNGSVDDGSLPSSPALDSQGEVDSCPAGDEGLDADTRELIGCFLRDFLAHKEPRWGDSKALTTMKRVVDDLLEKHRYAYNGMLNKLSLDNRADDVDFVSAVAKSLFSDNTTNWGRVASLVAFGAVVCQHLTEKRGPETSVELVGQEISTYLLTDQRDWLVKNNSWDGFVQFFRVSNPEATVRNTLLGLAGFAGIGALALLIR from the exons ATGCTACCAACCAAGAAGCGGGACGCCTTTAAATTCGCAACTGGAGACACGAGCTGCTTGTTCCTGCCTCAAAATGGAGTCGTGGACTACGGCTCTTGGGGAAATTCCTCCCCGCAGATAGTTTCACACAACGGGAGCGCGGCCGAGGGCCCGAAGCGGCCGAAGACCCTGCAGGTCACCGCCAGCAGCGCCGGGTACCTGGCGAAGAACTGCCGGGACAACGGCAGCGTGGACGACGGCTCTCTGCCGTCCAGCCCGGCGCTGGACTCGCAAGGCGAAGTGGACAGCTGCCCGGCGGGGGACGAGGGGCTGGACGCCGACACCCGGGAGCTCATCGGCTGCTTCCTCCGGGACTTCCTCGCTCACAAGGAGCCGCGCTGGGGCGACAGCAAAGCGCTGACCACCATGAAGAGAGTCGTGGACGATCTTCTGGAGAAACACAGATACGCGTATAATG GTATGCTCAACAAGCTGTCGCTAGACAACAGGGCGGATGATGTGGACTTCGTCAGCGCGGTGGCCAAGAGCCTGTTCAGCGACAACACCACCAACTGGGGCCGGGTCGCCAGCCTGGTGGCCTTCGGGGCCGTGGTGTGTCAGCACCTGACGGAGAAGAGGGGCCCGGAGACCAGCGTGGAGCTGGTGGGCCAGGAGATCTCCACCTACCTGCTGACCGACCAGCGGGACTGGCTGGTGAAAAACAACTCCTGG GACGGGTTCGTGCAGTTCTTCAGAGTATCCAACCCCGAGGCGACGGTGAGGAACACGCTGCTGGGCCTGGCCGGGTTCGCTGGTATTGGGGCACTGGCCCTGTTGATCAGGTGA